AAGAACAACAATTAGCAGAATCAGAAATTTCAAAAGGGAACACAATTTTTAACATGGTCACAGGCGTGGATTGAGGACAGCCAGTGATCGTGCTCCGTTCGTGCCTGCCTCTGGATCTACAGTACAATATTCATTCAATAAAAAAGGCAAGAAGCTTACACGGTTCTTGAGTTGTCGTCCTTGCTTAGACAAATCTCGACCTAGACTATGCGGACCTAGCATCGAAAGGTGCAGAGCGTGGGTGAcatcgaacccaagacctcctgGTTCGCGCGCTCAATTGCGAGTTAGAGGTGGCGGCGGCGTAGATTGAGGTCGCCCGTGCAGCCGTGCTCGTGCTCCGTTCATGCCTGCCTCCGGATCTCCTGCTGTGGCGGGAGCCAGGAGGTGACCAATGATGGGATAGAGCAGACAGACGTGCTTTCTACAGTTGCACGGGCAAGGTTTTGCCGCTGTTCTATGGAGACGCCAGCCAAAGCGTCGTCGGTTAAGACGCCTGCctctcttcccttcccttccctgaCGCATGAACGATGAACGACAAGCGGGGAACGACGAGGTCGATGGCACAGGGAGAGGAGGCGACGGCGTGGGTGAGAGAGGGATCACGAGCCTCCAATTTGGAGGCCGCTGTATCTTGAGCGTTATTGGAGGCAAATCTCTGACTATTGTGGGGCGAGCAGGGTATTTGCGGGGTGGCatgctgtaacacctctggtgttttgacctagcactaaaacttgacatgtcatcatatgcattgcaaagcattcataaagtagaaaattttgaatgcattcactaaataagctttatttcataagttgttatgttatgtgatgtaatgtgatccaaaactctaaataaagatcatgaccacaagggtcaaatttcatgtgattatgtgagaccatgtgtcaattgactcaaataaccccaATGGGCCATGTaaatggtcaaaaatcatagttaagtaaaaaggtaaacaaatcaaatgtgaattcaaatttaaatcataaaagtcctttttgccccttctgtctatttcaaaatccatttggaatttgggggtgtgacaaaaagcaaagttgaagcttattttataaggatcaactttggtatttaaagtttttaaagtttacatataaaatttggagtaattttgaaatgattcaaatgctcaaatgcaccccaaattcaaatttcaaaatggaggtagaatttgaaaatgttcatttaagcaaagttgtagaacttgaaatgttgggcaacttttatttttggagattttcaacttcttcagaaaatttgggagtaatttgtaaaatgaactcagtggcaattctgtaaatatttcaaaaatcagtTTGAAGCAGGGTACCACCTCCTGCTTGCCGCCGATGCCGCTGAGCTCGTTCTTGCGGGTTCCGACCGGCGCCACGCACCTGCTTGCCGTGCATGGGCATGCAGGAGCTGTCCATCTCTCGCtgctcgttcttttccttcaagaCACGTAGAGCCGGCCGCCTCCTTCTCTCTTTCCTCTCCTGCTCGCCACCGAGCTGCTTGTCGCCGACCGTCTTCGCCGCTTCTTCGCATGGTGACATGCCGCTTCTTCGCCGCTTCCTTCAAGACACGTAGAGCTGGCGAAGCTGGACGCACCCTTCCCTTCTATAAAGAGGAGCACCCGCCGCCATCgtcctttcttttcttctcctgCTCTGTTCCGCCACCGTTCAGCTCCGCCGCTCGCTGTAGCCACCGTCGAACCGTTCCCGTCGTGCCTAGCTACGCCAGCGTGATCATCTCGATCTAGCGCTTCTCTTCGGCTTGCTCGCATCACTTGAGTTGGCTGAAATCGCCCAGCACAATGCATTCTTCCTCgtgaccggccggagctccgccacgatCATCTCACTGTGGTCAAGCCACTCCGGTGAGCCTCTCGTCGATACTTCTTGTGGTTTAGCTTCCCCGTGACATCCTGTTGCTCGTAAGCTCGATCGTTTTCCCAGTCGAAGCCCAGTCACGTCGGAGAGTGCCTTGCCGCCATGCTCGCGCCACCGTGGCTGCCATGGCTGACGTAGAGCTTCATCCGGTGCATCTGTTGCTGTTCTGGGTGTCAGGGTAGGTTCACGGGGTGGTGTTGGTCATGCTGGTGCGGTCCGCCTCGCCGGAGCCTCGCCGCCGGCGAGTTTGGTCGGCCAGAGCTGGCAGCGCCGTTGTGTGTCCTTTTTTGTGTCGCTGACAAACGGACCCTAGCTGTCagtgagagaagagggagagaacaCAGAGATTTTgtattttctagattttgaatagtgcagaaactttggaaattcataggaaaataattacagctctaGAAATTCTGaacatttgtgtgtagcttctgtacatgttctattatggtttaaaaatatgaaacttgaaatttaaataaatttttaatgttcaaaaatccagtcaattaattaataaatgtaatttctataatttttgtaggccactatataacttcaaaaattatgaaatttgttttggtacactaatttgtcatgaggaagcttacataaaattttgaggtcatttggaacaagtacATTTTGGGCTTattttcaaattaattcaaaaaataaataaaagcaaaccctaagtgttaggttagagtttgatttttgttttggtcatgttttgtgaccagtagggttttaagatcaatttggtcaagtcacttaggTCATAAGCCCTAGGTCATTAAAGTGTTGGTTAGAGTTTAGTTAATGAGTGATTTCATTCATTAAGGGTAGAACTTTGGAGTGAAACTTTGGGTAGTTCTTTAGAAGAATGTAGGGTTTCTTAGTAAACATTTTTGTGtgatccttgatggtagaattgcaagttggttttgttggcttgcaactgtaccgtgaaggaaagttgtactcaaggtgttattatatttcatgcaccatgaaagcatcatgtttacattatcatcatattgaagcatatgttattatttcgtgtaaaatccgagagtgaaccgatcctagttgagcaagttgtggaagaatctccGGTTGTCttgggattcgatatttgtggtactgatccggaacccgagatcgtcaacgaaggcaagccccggtttatgcattaaatcattaccttgtttactttgaaaagtttatcacctatgttacctattgcattaagttgattattttaaatgttacctatttgatgcattgcctaccttgttaattgtttaccatccttgaagttgatttcatttacaaaggcgtagaatgcttagtatgctttatggtaggctttcaaagtaaaagtttcgatacaattaAAGATGGCATCCtgaccaaagaaagaaagaaggtagaatgaactagagactagtcgggtgacttatcttgaatattgggtaatgttgccgactatgtcgcttaaaggccactcattgtggatcttctgaacgagacactttgtagtactggtcacatactccggtaagcctacttcggctaattcgatactaagacgaatgcccacgcactgagagtggagagatggcgggagtagcatgtaccctcgtggctggaatgtggccggattggaggtgtgctgtgctcccgggtggcgtggagacggcttagtataggaggatctagtagcgaggttgatatatgcaagattaagttctacatatgtcgtgtgataaggaatccctagctgggacttgaatcaattcgaattgccagtgctccgcggatatggagactcgtttcattacagaagcaatgcaggactggtgaattactaaaacttgagaaaatgaatagaatgagaaggattggaacatggaatatgaacacttagtttgagataatgaaccaagaagacttaggggaaaacttgaaaataggatcaagaatagtaagcttttggcaaagaacttttgaatcttgctacatccttaccttgccccaacacctgcatctctaaagtctttcaccccttttatatcgggtcagtcttgttgagtacttttgtactcagagtttgttaacccttgttgcaggtgagtcgcatgcgtaggcttgttttggtccctgctgcatgtcagtgtttgaagtcgatgacgatgaggaatgatgaatggcctttggacaaggcactagtttgtatgaaaaataatgttaatgtaatattatcccgctactatggttgtatgacacttatggttttgtaagtttgaaacaactggtttgtaatattaaaacttaaatcttTCGCTTTATAATCTCcgatatgtatattgaaaactgttgtaatctgcaatgtctgtgattgggatcttgttcggaaaagattcgtggatgattcgggttttccgaggacacccgacagatctgttaagttgttgggaacttttGTACGCTATCAGAAGtctattgagacaacgatagatgcacgtgggtctgatttcttaggaggttctgccacacatgcAAGGAAAATAACACAACTACCATGATTGTCGCGCGGGGAGCCACCGCATGCGGGTCCGCATGCCAACTGCCATGATTGTCGCATGGGGGAGCCAGCGTAGACGGACAAACCCAAGGCAATTGTCGCACTAAAACAGTGTCCATCTTTTAATCTTTTTAGTTGTGAGAGATCAGGCAAGCTATTTccttctttttttatatatatacttcTCCTCGCCACGTATGCtggcgacttccaccactccgtCGCGGACGCCCTGATATCCCCAGCCAGCACTCAGCAGCACTGCCTGACTGGCAGGTAGCAGGAGACGGGGGGTGGGCTGGGTTGCGGCGCGCCTAGCTCCGCGCGGCCGCAGAGATTAAAAAAAAACCCATCCCAACGACCTCCCGCCACCCTCCCAGTCCTCTGCGAGCTGCCGTTGGTTCGTCCCCCAACCAGATCAGCACGGGCAGATTGGATCGGCGCTGGGCCGCTGGCTGGCTTCTTGGCCGGAACAGCGGAACCAATCCGCCGGTCAatctttgtttattttgtttaaaaACAGTAGTGATCGAGAGAAAGAATGAATCGAACCATACTTTTCCATTGATCGATCTCACAATTTATACAGGTTGAAGCGACGCCACGGGAGTTGTCAGATGCCCGTTCGGGGACGCGGATACGCGGCTTCCCAACGGGTAGCGCTCCCGGTGATGTCGGTTCCGAAAGATGGAGTAGTCCGTACGAAACTACAGTGATTACAGGGAGAGATTACACTGATGGTTGGATTTAGATCTAAGGCTAAGGTTGATCCATGTCACTAATCTGGTTGGATGGGATCTCTGTAATCCTAttggttcttcttcttgatgaacGGATTGCTTCGTAACACTCCCCCTGATCGCATCCAGTCTTGAGATCAAATAATATCTTCAGGGCCTCTAAAAACcttgtaggaaaaatatgaggTGCTATATTAAAAATATGTCATATCATTTCTCCTGATTTTTCCCCACTGGGTTTTTGAGGAGTTTAATGACATATCAACAATATAACAcctcatatttttcctacaagGTTTTTAGAGGCCCTGAAGATATTATTTGATCTCAAGACTGGATGCGATCAGGGGGAGTGTTACGAAGCAATCCgttcatcaagaagaagaaccaaTAGGATTACAGAGATCCCATCCAACCAGATTAGTGACATGGATCAACCTTAGCCTTAGATCTAAATCCAACCATCAGTGTAATCTCTCCCTGTAATCACTGTAGTTTCGTACGGACTACTCCATCTTTCGGAACCGACATCACCGGGAGCGCTACCCGTTGGGAAGCCGCGTATCCGCGTCCCCGAACGGGCGTCTGACAACTCCCGTGGCGTCGCTTCAACCTGTATAAATTGTGAGATCGATCAATGGAAAAGTATGGTTCGATTCATTCTTTCTCTCGATCACTACTGTTTTTAAACATCTTTCAAGAAATTTAAGTGGTTCAGCTTTGATCTTAAGATAAGATGGTCTTAAAATCAATTTCCCAGTTGCACATGCGGTGCATGTAAAATCAGAAGATTCTGGGAACTTAGAATTAGCTAAGTTGTGACCATGGGAATTGTTTATAATTTTTCGCATCATCCCTATGCCAGGGTGACCAAGGCGATCATGCCAAGTTTGGAATGCATTAACATTCTGAAAAATTATTTTATAGGCAACATGTGGTACGGGTCTGATGTATGTATAATATATTCCAGATGGTAAAGAGGGAATTTTCTCAAGAAGTTGTTTGCCATGTTCGGTATCTTTAATTAAGAGGAGAAATTCCTCTTTATGTTCTTCATGTGTTTCCACGTGAAATCCGTTTTTACGGATATCTCTATAGCTAAGTAAGGTACGAGTTGAATCGGGATACAATAATGCATCCTCAATTGTTATTTGAGTACCCATGGGGAGCGTAATAGTAGCGCAACCAGAGCCTACTATCGTCGCATCGCGTCCAGCGATTGTTATGACATTTCCTTGTCTCTTAGTTAGAGTTAGGAAATATTTGGTGTCCCTTAGTATAGAATTTGTAGTACCACTATCTACAAGGCACATTTCCTCCTCCATTGGATTTGTCCCGTAGAAATCTATATATATGAAAGAGAATTAAAAATCTGagaatgacatatatatataattatacatACTTTATTGATTTTCGATTGTGCTTGGTACATATATGTGCTATATATAGGATATAGCATACAAGCCACAAATATTTACAAGACTGCTATATTTAGCAATAATTTACAACACTTTGTCGGGACATAATGAGTACATAGTACTAATTAGGGACCATGGGAGTCTAATTGAGATCTCCAAACATGTCAGTAGAGGCAAACTCTACAAGCATCTTGTCCGTGTCCATTAAGTCGTCTTCCGCAGGTGGTGGAGTCTTGTGGTTGCTCAGTGTATTGGGGACACTTTTGGAGCAACTAGCTTCTGCCATGTTAATGTCATTAGTGAAGTTGTACGGAGCAACATCTTGCATCGTAACATCATTCTGGAAGTTGAAATGAGCTTCGTACTTGCGTCCTTGATTTGGGCGATCACGACCAACGGACTTTAAGTACAAGTCAACCAAGTGACGGGGGGTACGACATTTCTTAGTGATGTGGCTGTAACAACCACATTTTTGACAAAGTTGGGATTTGTCAAAATTCTTTTTAGGAATGTCCTTACCCTTGTTAAAATCATGCGGTTTTTGCTCTCTTTTgcgctttttttttttgaatgaatCTCGATTCTCAGAGCGTGCTGATAACGTGTTTAAAAACAGTAGTGATCGAGAGAAAGAATGAATCGAACCATACTTTTCCATTGATCGATCTCACAATTTATACAGGTTGAAGCGACGCCACGGGAGTTGTCAGACGCCCGTTCGGGGACACGGATACGCGGCTTCCCAACGGGTAGCGCTCCCGGTGATGTCGGTTCCGAAAGATGGAGTAGTCCGTACGAAACTACAGTGATTACAGGGAGAGATTACACTGATGGTTGGATTTAGATCTAAGGCTAAGGTTGATCCATGTCACTAATCTGGTTGGATGGGATCTCTATAATCCTAttggttcttcttcttgatgaacGGATTGCTTCCTAACATATTTATTTACTACTACCTAATCTTCAGTTATCTGGCCTGGCGTTGAATATTGTACTAGGCACAGCACGCATTCCTGAGCTGGTCCAGGAAACAGAGGAGGTACTCCAGAGTATCTTGTGTTCAGCGATGGAGATATTGATTTGTCTTGGCTCTCCTCTGCTGCCTCCCTTGTCAGTTTCTTGACTCGCCGCTGTTGACTTGTGTGCGCTCTCCTCACTGATTTGGTTTGCCTtctccgtcgtcgtcgtccgtTTCATCTCCTTCACCAACCCCCTCCCCTGCCacgccccgccccccccccccccccccccccccccccccccccccccccccacgcctATTTCTTTGTTTGTTTCAGCCTTTCAGGGTAGAGAGTCTTGAGTACGTAAGGTGCAGCGCGTCGTCTGAAGAGAAGTGAGAGCGAGGGCCTTCCTGCTTCTCTGAAACCGgtcaggaggagaggagaggagaagggacgACAGCGGATGGCCGGCGGgttcggcggcggcggggcggccgGCGGGAGGGCCGAGTTCTACGAGGGCAAGATCACCGGCTACTTCATCCTCGCCTGCATCGTCGGCTCCTTCGGCGGATCCCTCTTCGGCTATGACCTCGGAGTCTCTAGTCAGTATCCCTTCCTCATTCCTCCCCACCCACTGCTCTTTCTTCTTGCGATTTTTCATACGTACCCTGTTCTTCCTTTCCGTAGTTCGTTTTGTTGAATGCAATTTTTGTTTGCtgaaatttttctaaaaaaaatgtttGCTGAAAATGATCCGGACGTCTTATGTAGAAATAGAAATGTAATTCTTGTCCGCGTTTGATGACTCTGCTCTCCTCATAATTTTTTTCCCTCTGATGATGGATTCTCTACTTCTTTCTCGGGTCTGTGAAAGGTGCGACAAATGATTGCTCCTGAACCCACCCAACGATTTATTGTACAAGCTTTCGAAATAGAATAGATATTTAGAAAAGCTGGTGGCGAATATATTGTGATCCGAATTTCATGGATGGTCTCCATCATGGTTGAATGCTTTGCACTGAAAATGAATCCATTGGGTTAGACCAGAGAATCACAGGAAGGAAAACCGCTTTACAACTCAACCCTCCTAATATATGTCAAAATGGTTGATGTTTGTTGACAACCATTACCAAATCTGTTTCGTCTCATCCCTGTACTCTCCGTTCGCTGAATGGTTTCAGATAGGTCAGCCAGTCAACtgttatttttttctcacaactaACAGTTCAGAAACCAACCAACCAACAGACTCTGTTTCGTGGAGCACAGATAATCTCAACCGCACTTCTGCAAGTGACATCACTAAAAATTAGCCTTTATTATTTTTATAACCATTGTGAAATGAAGCATTTTATTTTTAACCATGATGAAATGAAACAATACCGAAAACATGTCTGATTACGCGAAATACATTTCAAAGCAGAAAGCACTAGAAaaaagaattttttttgaaagatgCCGCTTGCTCCTGGTGTTCCTGACGCGAAATCCATGGCTGCAGGCGGCGTGACTTCCATGGACGACTTCCTGAAGAAGTTCTTCCCGGACGTGTACCATCGGAAGCAGGCGCACCTGCACGAGACGGACTACTGCAAGTACGACAACCAGCTGCTGACGCTCTTCACCTCCTCGCTCTACTTCGCGGGCCTCGTCTCCACCTTCGGCGCCTCCTACGTGACCAAGCGCCGCGGCCGGCGCGCCAGCATCATGGTGGGCGCCACCAGCTTCTTCCTGGGCGGCGCCATCAACGCGGCCGCCATGAACATCGCCATGCTCATCGTCGGGCGCGTGCTCCTGGGCGTCGGCATCGGCTTCGGCAACCAGGCCGTGCCGCTCTACCTCTCGGAGATCGCCCCCTACCGCATCCGGGGCGCCGTCAACCAGCTGTTCCAGCTCACCACCTGCCTGGGCATCCTCGTCGCCGACATCATCAACTACTTCACGGATCGGCTGCACCCGTGGGGGTGGCGCCTCTCGCTGGGGCTTGCCATGGGCCCCGCCACCGCCATCTTCGTCGGAGCGCTCTTCCTGCCGGAGACGCCCAACAGCCTCGTGGAGCGCGGCCacctggaggaggcgcgccgcGTGCTGGAGAAGGTGCGCGGCACGCACAAGGTGGACGCCGAGTTCGAGGACCTCAAGGAGGCCAGCGACGCCGCGCGCGCCGTCACGGGCACGTTCCGGAACCTGCTCGCCGTGCGCAACCGGCCGCAGCTCATCATCGGCGCGCTCGGCATCCCGGCGTTCCAGCAGCTGTCGGGGATGAACTCCATCCTCTTCTACTCGCCCGTCATCTTCCAGAGCCTTGGCTTTGGATCCTCCGCGGCGCTCTACTCATCCATCATCACCGGCTCCATGCTCGTCGTTGGCGCGCTCATCTCCATGGTCTCCGTCGACCGTCTCGGCCGCCGCTTCCTCTTCATCGAGGCGGGCATCCAGATGATCTCCTCCATGGTCGTCGTTGCTGTGATCCTTGCCCTCAAGTTCGGGAAAGGCGAGGAGCTGAGCAAGGGCGTGAGCACGGTGCTGGTGGTGGCCATCTGCCTCTTCGTGGTGGCCTACGGCTGGTCCTGGGGCCCCCTGGGATGGCTGGTGCCCAGCGAGCTGTTCCCGCTGGAGATGCGGTCGGCGGGGCAGAGCGTGGTGGTGTGTGTCAACCTCTTCTGGACGGCCGCCGTGGCGCAGTGCTTCCTCGCCGCGCTGTGCCACCTCCGCTGGGGCGTCTTCGTGCTCTTCGCCTCGCTCATCGTCGTCATGTCCATCTTCGTCATCCTCCTGCTGCCGGAGACCAAGCAGGTGCCCATCGAGGAGATCTGGATGCTCTTCGACAAGCACTGGTACTGGAAGCGCATCGTCCGAAGGGACCCAAAGTACCAGGGCAAcctccaccagcagcagcaggagatGTCCAGAGCATGATCATGATAACCAATGTGGTTTAATAAGTTTTCTACTCCAAATCTATATGGGATGATTACTACTAGATGAATGTGGTGTGATTCTTGATGCAACTAAAAGAGGATGAGTTAGGATTGGTGTTGCTGCATTGCATTGTGCCTTAATTTGTCCATGGTTTCCATGCTGTGCTTTCGTGTTATTGTAAGTTCAAACTTGTGTGGGGCAAAAGGCTTTGTCCCAGTCTATTGTGTAATCGGTGGTGGGTTGAGGAAGTTTGATGCCGAAATGGCGAAATGTGTTAGGCTGGCGAAGCACGATGTTAGCTCAATTGGCATTCTGAATGTTGACATCCTCCAAGGCTCCAACTCTTGGTCACTTTAACTGCCAATGGTTATTTCTGCTCCTGTTTTATGGTCACCCAAATCTGTTCAAACAATTTGACTGAAATTCTTAACTAATATTCAGGAACTCGCGAACTCCCATAATTTGTTCACGAACCAGTTTTGTTTTTGCAAAAtggattctttattttttttatcaaacaGGAGGGGTGCCTCCTACTAGTTATATAAATACTACTCGTATATTGAAAGCAAGTGCTCAGTTTCGCCAGATGTAAGTTgccgtaacaccctaaaatttaccctTTTTGAAATAGATGAAAAATGATTTAATCTTGCATTTCTGGTgttcataaaaacataggaaataataatttttcattaaattaaatttATCATAGGGTTAGCTACATGGTtgagcattcatgctgctgcaaatTTACTTTGTGATGATTGAGTTCGAACAAAATTTCAAAAGAatttaaattggatttgaaattgCATTTGGAAaacatttgaaataaaaaaaaagctTTCTTCCTCTCTTCTGGCCCACAACGGCCCACCCGTTTCCTTCCTCCCGCGGCCCCTCCTAGCTTGGCCCAGCTGCACGCCCGGCCCAGTCGGCCCAGCAGCGCGGCGCCTTTCCCTTTCCCCCTCTCTCTttcgctgaccggtgggccccGTCCGTCAGGACCATCTTCAACCCGTCGCCACACCGGACTCCATGGAGGAGTCCGTGTCGACGCCGACCCGGCCATTTTGGCTTGTCCCGCAAGCTTCCCCCGCCTCATAAGTAGCAGCGGTACCCCGCGCCGCTTTCCCCGAACCCTAGAGCAAGCACCACCCCTGCTCAAGGCCGTAGCAGCCGCAGCTTCACACGTCGCACGACACCGGAGATCCGCCGCCGTGGGACTCGCTGCTCCGCCGCCCCTCCGCCTCCGAGAttgccttgccaagcttctacGTGAGGTAAGAAAGCCTCCGGTACCCTCCTTTTCTTCTCTCTCGCTCTCTTTTCTTCTAGTGTCACCGCCGTAGGTACGCCGGTGAGCCCGAGCCGCTGCTCCGAGTGCCGCTTCGTCACCAAGCCACTGCGGTCCCCTCTGACTCCTCCATCGCGTTCGCCTTCTTCTCCTCTTGTTTCTCGAGTCTTTCCCGAGACAAACGGTGGTCGGAACGCTTAGAACGAGGAGCGCCAGCGAGCTCCTCTGCTCTCTGGCCATGGCACCGCCGTCCAGGTACTGTGCCGGCGACCCCATCCATCCCAATCATTTTCAGTCGTCCGATCTAAGATCTatggcccagattagaagataccccttcgtagGCAATTTTACTAAAGAGTCCTCCAAGTTTTTAAGTATATAACCCACCATCCCTATAGTTTTTCTAAAGAGCTCCTGTGTTTTGCCGATTTAGAACCCGCGGTCCCTGATCTCGATTTAAAAATCTGTTTGtatttgtggcagaaccgcccgaaataacgcacttacggaggcgcttgtcttcccctagacactaagcaccccgagagcgagctacatcgggcggattccgtcgagcacaccctaagggagaccccgaataatccatatttttcccgcaggatccaataatgagaaggagtttacattacttagtccatttcatacatctagagttcttagaaatacattattataggACCAATTTCAGAGTGTGGAAATAAAATAGCAGAATgtaaagaaacatctatcgataatgtacaaggattcgtctgtgcccaccagaagaatccttcacacaacagccactcctcaagttgcacctgcaacaggggtaaataaaccctgagtacataatgtactcgcaagacgtatccgactagtgggaataattttctgactccaaggtATATGATAAGCTTTTATGAtttgctaggtttcctttttgcagaaagtaatattaatagtgaatccttatttatgttataattagcagtcatgattaattcattatctagccattctatgtaagcatatgttctactttcaagcaagagttgagcaaatagttccatttcatcaccttttatctttcagttcttactacggtgctagactatagacaagccgtaccggatcgccgatgattcacgaatcaatgtgcccagccggatactccgaaacacacgccctgcttgtaccctaagcacaagcaggaccaacccaccactcttctaTCACGGGggtcaggtccccgtccaaacttggactccaagcccccgctcctgtgTCTCggactcagtatggtgcttagacctccaccatccccgcctcgaaTCAGTCGGtgtgaaaagagccagaacccacgacaagagagcaacaagccttctctGTGcctatacacaagtatgtgttcgggataataagtctgtgacttgcctagaacccaatgcaacggctggtccttaaccgacacagacagggaaaaagtgtaaccaagctatgccctgttggccgcaagacacaacctcttatacccgccaatacccataccatatccatgttcggtctccattttcctttcccccatttttatcatgagtgataataataatcacctattgtgagtaacggcaggttactcacgctgtCAAAAtcttgagcatagcagctactcgacctatactagtaggactcataggtaagtatctctatgcatgtagttttcataaaatgcctataacgtaaatgcatatcacatatatatattcaatgatcattcaaaaatagggttatgcaccga
Above is a genomic segment from Miscanthus floridulus cultivar M001 chromosome 3, ASM1932011v1, whole genome shotgun sequence containing:
- the LOC136541860 gene encoding sugar transport protein 14-like, yielding MAGGFGGGGAAGGRAEFYEGKITGYFILACIVGSFGGSLFGYDLGVSSGVTSMDDFLKKFFPDVYHRKQAHLHETDYCKYDNQLLTLFTSSLYFAGLVSTFGASYVTKRRGRRASIMVGATSFFLGGAINAAAMNIAMLIVGRVLLGVGIGFGNQAVPLYLSEIAPYRIRGAVNQLFQLTTCLGILVADIINYFTDRLHPWGWRLSLGLAMGPATAIFVGALFLPETPNSLVERGHLEEARRVLEKVRGTHKVDAEFEDLKEASDAARAVTGTFRNLLAVRNRPQLIIGALGIPAFQQLSGMNSILFYSPVIFQSLGFGSSAALYSSIITGSMLVVGALISMVSVDRLGRRFLFIEAGIQMISSMVVVAVILALKFGKGEELSKGVSTVLVVAICLFVVAYGWSWGPLGWLVPSELFPLEMRSAGQSVVVCVNLFWTAAVAQCFLAALCHLRWGVFVLFASLIVVMSIFVILLLPETKQVPIEEIWMLFDKHWYWKRIVRRDPKYQGNLHQQQQEMSRA